In one window of Azotobacter salinestris DNA:
- the rplT gene encoding 50S ribosomal protein L20, with protein sequence MARVKRGVIARRRHKKILKLAKGYYGARSRVFRVAKQAVIKAGQYAYRDRRQRKRQFRALWIARINAGARQNGLSYSRLIAGLKRAAIEIDRKVLSDLAVNEKAAFAAIVEKAKAVLA encoded by the coding sequence ATGGCTCGTGTTAAGCGTGGCGTTATCGCCCGTCGCCGTCACAAGAAAATCCTGAAACTCGCCAAGGGCTACTACGGTGCGCGTTCCCGCGTATTCCGCGTCGCCAAGCAGGCGGTGATCAAGGCAGGCCAGTATGCCTACCGTGACCGCCGTCAGCGCAAGCGTCAATTCCGTGCCCTGTGGATCGCCCGTATCAACGCTGGTGCCCGTCAGAACGGTCTGTCCTACAGCCGTCTGATCGCCGGTCTGAAAAGGGCGGCCATCGAGATCGACCGCAAGGTTCTGTCCGATCTGGCAGTGAACGAGAAAGCGGCGTTCGCCGCGATTGTCGAGAAGGCCAAAGCCGTTCTGGCTTGA
- the rpmI gene encoding 50S ribosomal protein L35: MPKMKTKSGAKKRFKPTANGFKHKHAFKSHILTKMTTKRKRQLRGTSLMHPSDVAKVERMLRVR, translated from the coding sequence ATGCCAAAGATGAAAACCAAGAGCGGTGCCAAGAAGCGCTTCAAGCCGACTGCGAACGGCTTCAAGCACAAGCACGCTTTCAAGAGCCACATCCTGACCAAGATGACGACCAAGCGTAAGCGTCAGCTGCGCGGCACCTCGCTGATGCATCCGTCCGACGTCGCCAAAGTCGAGCGCATGCTGCGCGTTCGTTAA
- the thrS gene encoding threonine--tRNA ligase: MPTITLPDGSQRAFDHPVSVAEVAQSIGAGLAKATVAGKVDGRLVDACDLIDHDATLQIITPKDEEGVEIIRHSCAHLVGHAVKQLYPTAKMVIGPVIEEGFYYDIAYERPFTPEDMAAIEQRMRELIDKDYDVIKKMTPREQVIEVFRSRGEDYKLRLVDDMPDEQAMGLYYHEEYVDMCRGPHVPNTRFLKAFKLTKLSGAYWRGDAKNEQLQRVYGTAWADKKQLAAYIQRIEEAEKRDHRKLGKRLDLFHTQEEAPGMVFWHPNGWIVYQVLEQYMRTVQRENGYLEIKTPQVVDRVLWEKSGHWANYAENMFTTESESRDYAIKPMNCPCHVQVYNQGLKSYRELPLRLAEFGACHRNEPSGALHGIMRVRGFTQDDAHIFCTEEQMQAESAAFIKLTQQVYADFGFQDIQLKLSTRPEKRVGSDDLWDRAEGALAAALETAGLPYDLQPGEGAFYGPKIEFSLKDCLGRVWQCGTLQLDFNLPVRLGAEYVSENNDRQHPVMLHRAILGSFERFIGILIEHYEGAFPAWLAPTQAVIMNITDKQGEFALEVERMLNQSGFRARSDLRNEKIGFKIREHTLLKVPYLLVVGDREVETRAVAVRTREGVDLGSMPVEQFREMLAQAVARRGRQELE; encoded by the coding sequence ATGCCCACCATCACTCTTCCCGACGGCAGTCAACGTGCATTCGATCATCCGGTTTCGGTCGCCGAGGTCGCCCAGTCCATCGGCGCCGGCCTGGCCAAGGCCACCGTGGCCGGCAAGGTCGACGGCAGGCTGGTCGATGCCTGCGATCTGATCGACCATGATGCGACCCTGCAGATCATCACGCCGAAGGACGAGGAGGGGGTCGAGATCATCCGCCACTCCTGTGCCCACCTGGTCGGCCATGCGGTCAAGCAGCTGTATCCGACGGCGAAGATGGTGATCGGTCCGGTCATCGAGGAAGGTTTCTACTACGACATCGCCTACGAGCGTCCCTTCACGCCGGAGGACATGGCGGCCATCGAGCAGCGCATGCGCGAGCTGATCGACAAGGACTACGACGTCATCAAGAAGATGACCCCGCGCGAGCAGGTGATCGAGGTGTTCAGGTCCCGGGGCGAGGACTACAAGCTGCGCCTGGTCGACGACATGCCCGACGAGCAGGCGATGGGGCTGTACTACCACGAGGAATACGTGGACATGTGCCGTGGTCCGCACGTGCCGAACACCCGCTTCCTCAAGGCCTTCAAGCTGACCAAGCTGTCCGGCGCTTATTGGCGCGGCGACGCCAAGAACGAGCAACTGCAGCGCGTCTACGGTACCGCCTGGGCGGACAAGAAGCAGCTGGCCGCCTACATCCAGCGCATCGAGGAGGCAGAGAAGCGCGATCATCGCAAGCTCGGCAAGCGCCTCGATCTGTTCCACACCCAGGAAGAAGCGCCGGGCATGGTCTTCTGGCATCCCAATGGCTGGATCGTCTACCAAGTGCTCGAGCAATACATGCGTACCGTCCAGCGGGAAAACGGCTATCTGGAGATCAAGACGCCGCAGGTGGTCGATCGCGTACTCTGGGAAAAGTCGGGGCACTGGGCAAACTATGCCGAGAACATGTTCACCACCGAATCGGAAAGCCGCGACTACGCGATCAAGCCGATGAACTGCCCGTGCCATGTGCAGGTGTACAACCAGGGGCTGAAGAGCTACCGCGAGCTGCCGCTGCGTCTGGCCGAGTTCGGTGCCTGTCATCGCAACGAGCCGTCGGGTGCGCTGCACGGCATCATGCGCGTGCGCGGCTTCACCCAGGACGATGCGCACATCTTCTGCACCGAAGAGCAGATGCAGGCCGAGTCCGCCGCTTTCATCAAGCTGACTCAACAGGTTTACGCCGACTTCGGCTTCCAGGACATCCAGCTGAAGCTGTCCACCCGTCCGGAAAAGCGCGTCGGTTCCGACGATCTGTGGGATCGTGCCGAGGGTGCGCTGGCCGCGGCCCTGGAGACTGCCGGCCTGCCCTATGATCTGCAGCCGGGCGAAGGTGCTTTCTACGGCCCGAAGATCGAGTTTTCCCTGAAGGACTGCCTGGGGCGTGTCTGGCAGTGTGGCACCCTGCAGTTGGACTTCAACCTGCCGGTCCGTCTCGGAGCCGAGTACGTCAGCGAGAACAACGACCGCCAGCATCCGGTGATGCTGCACCGGGCGATCCTGGGCTCCTTCGAGCGTTTCATCGGCATCCTGATCGAGCACTACGAAGGCGCTTTCCCGGCCTGGCTGGCGCCGACTCAGGCGGTGATCATGAACATCACCGACAAGCAGGGCGAATTCGCGCTTGAAGTCGAGCGGATGCTCAATCAAAGCGGTTTTCGTGCCAGGTCCGACTTGAGAAACGAAAAGATCGGTTTTAAAATCCGCGAGCATACTTTGCTCAAGGTTCCCTATCTCTTGGTGGTCGGAGATCGGGAAGTTGAGACGCGAGCCGTAGCTGTGCGCACCCGCGAAGGGGTCGATCTGGGCTCGATGCCCGTCGAACAGTTCCGCGAGATGCTGGCGCAGGCGGTAGCCCGGCGTGGTCGCCAAGAATTGGAGTAA
- the infC gene encoding translation initiation factor IF-3 translates to MIIKREMRQDRKAQPKAPINENISAREVRLIGVDGEQIGIVSIDEALRVAEEAKLDLVEISADAVPPVCRIMDYGKHLFEKKKQVAAAKKNQKQVQIKEIKFRPGTEEGDYQVKLRNLVRFLSDGDKAKVSLRFRGREMAHQELGMELLKRVETDLVEYGAVEQHPKMEGRQLIMVIAPKKKK, encoded by the coding sequence ATCATTATTAAGCGTGAAATGAGACAAGATAGAAAAGCTCAACCGAAAGCCCCGATCAACGAGAATATCTCGGCACGCGAGGTTCGGTTAATTGGAGTGGACGGCGAGCAGATTGGCATCGTCTCGATTGATGAAGCGCTTCGCGTAGCGGAAGAGGCCAAGCTGGATCTGGTCGAGATTTCCGCTGACGCGGTACCGCCCGTGTGCCGGATCATGGACTACGGCAAGCACCTGTTCGAGAAGAAGAAGCAGGTCGCGGCGGCGAAAAAGAACCAGAAACAGGTCCAGATCAAGGAAATCAAGTTCCGACCAGGGACGGAAGAAGGGGATTACCAGGTAAAACTACGCAACCTGGTACGTTTCCTTAGCGATGGGGACAAGGCCAAGGTATCCCTGCGATTCCGCGGCCGCGAGATGGCTCACCAGGAGCTGGGCATGGAGCTGTTGAAGCGGGTCGAAACCGACCTCGTCGAATATGGCGCCGTCGAACAGCATCCGAAGATGGAAGGACGCCAACTGATCATGGTCATCGCCCCCAAAAAGAAAAAATAA